In Calothrix sp. PCC 7507, one DNA window encodes the following:
- a CDS encoding pentapeptide repeat-containing protein, producing MANREHLALLKAGAVTWTEWRENNPQITPDLSTANLQGHNLRGAYLQDANLNRVNLSNALLVRANLSGADLGSANLYAAKLIEANLIGTNFSVANLGNTTLTQADLSRANLIGADLSQANLRDAVLVDANLIGTDLSHANLRDADLGAAKLMRANLSFANLIAANLIATDLSEANLYEAEVMGAYLYQADLYKANLSKAHLSSAYLFRANLTKADLRGANLSWSNLSGANLAGADLCRANLTGANLKGANFSGVNLQETIMPDSSRHD from the coding sequence ATGGCAAATCGAGAGCATCTGGCTTTATTGAAAGCAGGTGCAGTTACATGGACTGAGTGGAGAGAAAACAATCCCCAGATTACACCAGACCTCAGTACCGCGAACTTGCAAGGGCATAACCTCAGAGGCGCTTACCTCCAGGATGCAAACTTGAATCGGGTTAATTTAAGCAATGCTTTACTTGTGCGAGCCAACCTGAGCGGTGCTGACCTCGGTAGCGCTAACCTATATGCAGCCAAGCTAATTGAAGCTAACTTGATTGGAACTAACTTTAGTGTTGCTAACTTGGGTAACACTACACTGACACAAGCAGATTTGAGTCGTGCTAATTTGATTGGGGCTGATTTGAGTCAAGCAAATCTCAGAGATGCTGTGCTTGTTGATGCTAATTTGATTGGCACTGACTTGAGTCATGCTAATTTGAGAGACGCAGATTTAGGTGCAGCAAAGTTAATGCGGGCTAACCTCAGTTTTGCGAACCTGATTGCTGCTAACTTGATTGCAACTGATTTAAGTGAAGCAAACTTGTATGAAGCAGAAGTGATGGGGGCTTACCTGTATCAAGCTGACTTATACAAAGCTAATTTGAGTAAGGCTCATTTGAGTAGTGCGTATTTGTTCCGGGCTAATTTGACTAAGGCAGACTTGAGAGGCGCTAACTTGAGTTGGAGTAACTTAAGCGGCGCAAATTTAGCGGGGGCTGATCTTTGCAGAGCCAACCTCACGGGTGCTAACCTCAAAGGAGCTAACTTTAGTGGCGTAAATCTTCAGGAAACAATTATGCCTGACTCTTCAAGGCATGATTAG
- a CDS encoding microcompartments protein — protein MGIELRSFVFLDSLQPQHAAYIGTVAQGFLPLPGDTSLWIEVSPGIEINRITDVALKAASVRPGVQVVERLYGLLEIHSGSQGETRAAGQAILALLGVRKEECLKPRIVSSQIIRNIDAYQAQLINRNRRGQLLLAGQTLYVLEVEPAAYAALAANEAEKAALINILEVQAVGSFGRLYLGGAERDILAGAAGARSAIENVAGRVNIQGGRQE, from the coding sequence TTGGGAATAGAACTACGCAGTTTCGTGTTTCTCGACAGCTTGCAACCGCAACACGCAGCCTATATAGGAACAGTAGCTCAAGGTTTCCTGCCATTACCGGGGGATACATCTTTGTGGATTGAAGTCTCTCCTGGTATCGAAATCAATCGAATTACAGATGTAGCCCTGAAAGCTGCTTCTGTACGTCCTGGCGTACAGGTAGTTGAGCGATTGTACGGTCTATTAGAAATACATTCAGGCTCCCAAGGCGAAACGCGAGCTGCTGGTCAAGCTATTTTGGCACTGTTAGGAGTCCGAAAAGAGGAATGTCTCAAACCACGCATCGTTTCTAGCCAAATTATCCGCAACATTGATGCCTATCAAGCACAACTCATCAACCGTAACCGTCGCGGACAGCTATTACTTGCAGGACAAACGCTGTATGTCTTAGAAGTTGAACCTGCTGCTTACGCCGCACTAGCCGCCAATGAAGCGGAAAAAGCCGCGTTGATTAACATCCTGGAAGTACAAGCTGTAGGTAGCTTTGGACGACTGTATTTAGGTGGAGCAGAAAGAGATATTCTTGCAGGTGCGGCGGGAGCGCGTTCAGCGATTGAAAATGTCGCTGGCCGGGTAAATATACAGGGTGGACGCCAGGAATAA
- a CDS encoding LemA family protein — MSIPIFLLSVWVVITIFLVIFYNSLIAKKNQVDNAFATIDVLLQKRWDLIPNLVTVAQKYMQFEQKTLTDIAKLRTKAISERVSDNARVALENQISSGLGNIMVAVEAYPTLTSNEHFIQLQQSLNEVEEQISAARRFYNTAVTEYNNAVEMFPTNFLASWLRYSLKLQFLSTTTERQNVDVRNLFN, encoded by the coding sequence ATGTCAATACCAATATTTTTATTGAGTGTCTGGGTAGTAATTACTATATTTTTAGTAATTTTTTACAATAGCTTAATTGCTAAAAAAAATCAGGTTGATAATGCTTTTGCGACTATTGATGTATTGCTCCAAAAAAGATGGGATCTCATACCTAATCTTGTGACAGTAGCGCAGAAATATATGCAATTTGAGCAAAAAACATTAACAGATATAGCCAAGCTGAGAACAAAAGCAATTTCCGAACGAGTTAGTGATAATGCCAGGGTTGCTCTAGAAAATCAAATTTCTAGCGGGCTGGGAAACATTATGGTGGCTGTAGAAGCATACCCAACATTGACATCAAATGAACATTTTATCCAGCTACAACAATCATTAAATGAGGTGGAAGAACAAATTTCAGCAGCTAGGCGTTTCTATAATACTGCTGTAACTGAATACAATAATGCTGTAGAAATGTTTCCTACTAACTTTTTAGCTTCATGGCTGAGATATTCCTTAAAATTACAATTTCTATCCACTACAACAGAAAGGCAAAATGTAGATGTGAGAAATTTATTCAATTAA
- a CDS encoding DUF3137 domain-containing protein, which translates to MSNELGILQSGLEALKQRKYSEAISLLENFCQLCEVNSQMMLKEYLQAQMGLVKAYHSTEKYQEARVLCEQLAENKNSQVQAWAQQILTSLPPSSLVVPQPSLTPEQAAELLLAGQKAVKFRRYAEAIQAFEEFFQKADVGTKDYSQAQIWLVKAYKGNGQLEDAIALCQQLTTSEQEVVQIWAKQFISTLLPEQTAPTTPEIQSTPTGGAATPVGIKMRTLAEFKTFCEQNLLSDLKAIEATRQQVLNSIVFVAIILLLIVGFLIRLFPFNFFNFYSSSSLKPPLSVVFFFLLGFLACFWVGVAFYTSATETYASGFKSKIIQKIFDFINTDKNLNYSSYSSEADTNYTMSGFIHSQLFQSLVKPNKLHQNECIFGKIDATLIFFSEICSEVEIKHAWAKYLDFTHHFKTLDSWIIPRFITRRLFVLMLPIYTISLMIRFIKGGPYVITRIARGQKIDYKHFKEEILNNEVSRQTIFKGLFFQADFNKTSKGKTIIIPKILDANLHAVNTGKIIKLEDPEFNKLFTVYGDDQVEARYILSTNLMAKLVKFRKKAHKKMYISFVDSMIYIAIEYTEDIFEPKLFNTMLSFNPMKEYFENIQLMLGIVEDLNLNRRIWSK; encoded by the coding sequence ATGTCAAATGAATTAGGAATATTGCAATCTGGTTTGGAAGCTCTTAAGCAAAGAAAATACTCGGAAGCTATTAGCTTACTAGAAAATTTTTGTCAGCTATGCGAAGTAAATTCCCAAATGATGCTAAAGGAATATTTGCAGGCGCAGATGGGTTTAGTTAAAGCATATCACTCGACGGAAAAATATCAAGAAGCTCGTGTTTTATGTGAACAATTGGCAGAAAATAAAAACTCTCAAGTACAAGCTTGGGCACAGCAAATTCTTACGTCTTTACCGCCTAGTTCTTTGGTAGTACCACAGCCAAGTTTAACACCAGAACAAGCGGCTGAATTACTGCTAGCGGGACAAAAAGCTGTTAAATTCCGGCGCTATGCTGAGGCTATTCAAGCTTTTGAGGAGTTTTTTCAAAAGGCTGATGTGGGGACTAAAGACTATTCTCAAGCTCAGATTTGGCTGGTTAAAGCTTATAAAGGTAATGGACAGTTAGAGGATGCGATCGCACTTTGTCAGCAGCTTACCACTAGCGAGCAAGAAGTAGTGCAGATTTGGGCTAAACAATTTATCTCGACTTTATTACCAGAACAAACAGCACCCACTACACCAGAAATTCAGTCTACACCAACAGGGGGAGCAGCCACTCCTGTGGGAATAAAAATGAGAACTTTAGCTGAGTTTAAAACTTTCTGTGAACAGAACTTATTAAGTGACTTGAAAGCTATTGAAGCAACTAGACAACAAGTTTTGAACTCTATAGTTTTTGTAGCTATTATTTTATTACTTATAGTAGGATTTTTAATCAGACTTTTTCCATTCAATTTTTTTAATTTTTATTCCTCATCTTCACTAAAACCGCCATTATCTGTTGTCTTCTTCTTTCTGTTAGGTTTTTTGGCTTGTTTTTGGGTAGGAGTTGCATTTTACACTTCAGCGACAGAAACCTATGCTAGTGGTTTTAAATCAAAGATTATTCAGAAAATTTTTGATTTTATTAATACCGATAAAAATCTCAACTATTCAAGTTATTCATCAGAAGCAGATACAAACTATACAATGTCTGGCTTCATCCATAGCCAACTTTTTCAAAGCTTAGTTAAACCTAACAAACTTCACCAGAATGAATGTATTTTTGGCAAAATAGATGCAACATTAATCTTCTTTTCAGAAATTTGTTCTGAGGTGGAAATTAAACATGCTTGGGCAAAATATCTAGATTTTACGCATCATTTTAAAACTCTAGACTCATGGATAATTCCTAGATTTATTACTAGGCGTCTATTTGTCTTAATGTTGCCCATATATACTATTAGTTTGATGATTAGATTTATTAAAGGCGGACCCTATGTAATTACTAGAATAGCCCGTGGTCAAAAGATAGATTATAAACATTTTAAAGAAGAAATATTAAATAATGAGGTATCTCGACAAACCATTTTCAAAGGTCTGTTTTTTCAGGCAGATTTTAATAAAACCTCAAAGGGCAAAACCATAATCATACCTAAGATTTTAGATGCAAATCTTCATGCTGTAAATACAGGAAAAATAATTAAACTAGAAGATCCTGAATTTAATAAGTTGTTTACTGTCTATGGAGATGACCAAGTTGAAGCAAGATATATTCTGTCTACAAACTTAATGGCAAAGCTGGTTAAATTTAGAAAGAAAGCACATAAAAAAATGTATATCTCTTTTGTAGATAGTATGATATATATTGCTATTGAGTATACAGAAGATATATTTGAACCTAAGTTATTCAACACGATGCTAAGTTTTAATCCCATGAAAGAGTATTTTGAGAATATACAATTAATGCTAGGAATCGTTGAGGACTTAAATCTTAATAGGCGTATTTGGAGCAAATAG
- a CDS encoding element excision factor XisI family protein, producing the protein MHNEWRNEYRIYGCAMQLDIIDGQIWIQHNSTEIFIDRELIKRGVDRKDIILGFRSPSVRKLLAANTD; encoded by the coding sequence ATGCATAACGAATGGCGAAATGAATACCGTATTTACGGGTGCGCGATGCAACTGGACATTATCGATGGTCAAATATGGATTCAGCACAACAGTACAGAGATTTTTATCGATCGAGAATTAATTAAACGTGGGGTTGATCGAAAAGATATTATTCTCGGTTTTCGTTCCCCCAGCGTTCGTAAACTTCTTGCTGCTAATACTGATTAA
- a CDS encoding ABC transporter substrate-binding protein, with amino-acid sequence MTNYISMKIFSGNRLQQQERTAQTKKGLLRSFWAILALGGVLSVTASNAQNAVVAQTPPNLSNVTLRVAKYKGGWDLQLKLAGLDKFPYKVEFTEFTGGNLMTQAINANAIDLASGSEIPPIFGIQSNAALRLIASTRGPTIAQTLLVPKNSKAKTVADLKGKKIGYVKATTAHYFLIKMLEEVGLSLKDINAVALSIPDGLSAFRRGDLDGWATYGYAIAQAKKDGARELKSARNILSGNFLIYAAPTAVADPNKKAAIADFLCRIKKSQDWREASAKNLDNWSTKYAEAIGVEKKVVLDDAKEGLKQRRSQLFPISQPAIASQQNVADTFAKTGVITSRVNVAPLWDGTFTDAINKCK; translated from the coding sequence ATGACAAATTATATATCTATGAAGATTTTTAGTGGGAATCGGCTTCAACAACAAGAGCGTACAGCGCAAACGAAAAAAGGTTTGTTGAGAAGTTTTTGGGCAATATTGGCGTTGGGTGGTGTTTTGAGTGTGACTGCTAGCAATGCTCAAAATGCGGTTGTTGCACAGACACCACCAAACTTGTCAAATGTCACCTTACGCGTGGCTAAATACAAGGGCGGTTGGGATTTGCAACTCAAGTTAGCTGGACTGGATAAATTCCCCTACAAAGTAGAGTTTACGGAGTTTACTGGCGGGAACCTGATGACGCAAGCAATCAACGCCAATGCGATTGACTTGGCTTCTGGGAGTGAAATTCCCCCGATTTTTGGCATTCAATCCAATGCGGCTTTGAGGCTGATTGCTTCCACAAGGGGACCAACGATCGCTCAAACCTTACTCGTACCCAAAAACTCCAAAGCGAAAACAGTTGCTGATCTCAAAGGCAAAAAAATCGGATACGTCAAAGCCACCACAGCCCATTATTTCTTGATTAAGATGTTGGAAGAAGTGGGGCTGTCACTAAAAGATATTAACGCCGTCGCTTTGAGTATCCCTGATGGACTTTCTGCCTTTAGAAGAGGCGATTTAGATGGTTGGGCTACCTACGGTTATGCGATCGCCCAAGCGAAAAAAGACGGAGCGAGGGAACTAAAATCGGCCAGGAATATCCTCAGCGGTAACTTTTTGATTTATGCAGCGCCTACTGCTGTTGCAGATCCTAACAAAAAAGCGGCGATCGCCGATTTCCTCTGTCGGATTAAAAAATCGCAAGATTGGCGAGAAGCAAGCGCCAAGAATTTAGATAATTGGTCTACAAAATATGCAGAAGCCATTGGAGTCGAGAAAAAAGTAGTCCTTGATGATGCTAAAGAAGGCTTAAAACAAAGGCGATCACAATTATTCCCCATCTCGCAACCAGCGATCGCCTCTCAGCAAAACGTCGCTGATACTTTTGCGAAAACTGGTGTCATTACATCTAGGGTGAACGTAGCACCCTTGTGGGATGGAACTTTCACCGATGCAATTAATAAATGCAAATAG
- the chrA gene encoding chromate efflux transporter, with product MSNSTLGRLGELAQLFFKLGVIGFGGPVAHIAMIEDEVVKRRQWLTREHFLDLIGATNLIPGPNSTEMAIHVGYIYAGWLGLIVAGVSFILPAVLITGGFAGIYVTYGTLPQVAPILYGIKPVVLAVVINALWGLAKKAVKTRKLLVIALAVVVILLVLKLNEVFALLIGGILGMIWLQSGNKKTPPAEQANFLIASLTTGATLKATVASAAVATASTPANVPLWQLGWFFLKIGSVLFGGGFVLIAFLQGELVGEYGWLTQQQLLDAIAIGQFTPGPVLSTATFIGYIIAGVPGAIVSTLGIFLPSFVFTAALNPLVPRLRASKWTGAFLDAVNVSAVALMVVVTIQLVVATLTLAKAPFVDFLAVAIAISSAVLAIRFRINAAWLVLGGAVIGSGAAVLGYVR from the coding sequence ATGAGTAACTCCACATTAGGTCGTTTGGGTGAACTTGCCCAACTCTTTTTCAAATTGGGCGTTATCGGTTTTGGGGGCCCGGTTGCTCACATTGCCATGATTGAAGATGAGGTAGTCAAACGCCGCCAGTGGTTGACACGAGAGCATTTTTTGGATCTTATTGGTGCAACTAACCTGATTCCTGGGCCGAATTCTACAGAGATGGCTATCCATGTGGGTTATATCTATGCAGGATGGTTAGGGCTGATTGTTGCAGGTGTCAGTTTTATTTTACCTGCAGTGCTAATTACAGGTGGTTTTGCTGGGATTTATGTCACTTATGGCACTTTGCCGCAAGTCGCACCCATACTCTATGGCATTAAGCCTGTTGTTCTAGCTGTAGTGATCAATGCTCTTTGGGGCTTGGCAAAAAAGGCAGTAAAAACTCGTAAGTTGTTAGTGATTGCTTTAGCTGTTGTCGTTATATTATTGGTGTTGAAACTGAATGAAGTATTTGCCCTGTTAATTGGGGGAATATTGGGGATGATTTGGTTGCAGAGTGGCAATAAAAAAACCCCACCAGCAGAACAGGCTAACTTTTTAATTGCGAGTTTAACCACAGGTGCAACTTTGAAAGCAACAGTAGCTAGCGCCGCAGTGGCTACTGCTTCCACCCCAGCCAATGTTCCTTTATGGCAGTTGGGCTGGTTTTTCCTCAAAATTGGTAGTGTTTTGTTTGGTGGTGGTTTTGTATTGATCGCGTTTCTGCAAGGGGAATTGGTGGGTGAGTATGGTTGGTTGACGCAACAGCAATTATTGGATGCGATCGCTATCGGTCAGTTTACCCCAGGGCCAGTCCTTTCTACTGCTACCTTTATTGGCTACATCATTGCTGGGGTTCCCGGTGCAATCGTCTCTACCTTGGGAATTTTCTTACCATCTTTTGTGTTCACTGCAGCGCTGAATCCCCTCGTTCCTCGGTTACGCGCCTCGAAGTGGACAGGTGCGTTTCTCGATGCTGTGAATGTAAGTGCTGTAGCCTTGATGGTTGTTGTCACCATCCAACTAGTGGTAGCTACTTTAACTTTAGCAAAAGCCCCATTTGTAGATTTTCTGGCTGTGGCGATCGCTATTAGTTCTGCAGTTTTGGCCATTCGCTTCCGCATCAATGCTGCATGGCTGGTTTTAGGTGGTGCTGTTATTGGTTCGGGCGCTGCAGTTTTGGGTTATGTGCGTTGA
- a CDS encoding beta-lactamase hydrolase domain-containing protein yields MANSKKVSDNLSVAGQVTPEQLQKAAQAGFKSVLNLRSPDEVGFLSDEQQQTEAAGLEYANVPLRPSEANQELTAAAIEEIENLPKPVLIHCAAGARAGGIALIATAIDQGLTYEQITQKATELGINLEQPHLKQFLLERYIEV; encoded by the coding sequence ATGGCAAACTCTAAAAAAGTTAGTGACAATCTGAGTGTTGCTGGACAAGTAACTCCTGAGCAGTTACAAAAAGCAGCCCAAGCAGGTTTTAAGTCAGTGCTAAATCTGCGCTCTCCTGATGAAGTAGGCTTTTTGAGTGACGAACAGCAACAAACAGAAGCGGCCGGATTGGAATATGCAAATGTCCCTCTACGTCCTTCAGAAGCAAATCAGGAGCTAACAGCAGCAGCAATTGAAGAAATTGAGAATTTGCCCAAGCCAGTTTTAATACATTGCGCTGCTGGAGCTAGAGCAGGTGGTATCGCTTTGATTGCCACTGCTATTGATCAAGGTTTGACTTATGAACAAATTACGCAAAAAGCTACAGAGCTTGGTATTAATTTAGAGCAACCGCACCTCAAGCAATTCCTCCTAGAGAGGTATATTGAAGTATGA
- a CDS encoding glutathione S-transferase family protein, whose translation MAEITIYSAVVCPYAHRTRLVLQEKGIDFDLVEIDLQNKPEGFTKVSPYGKVPAITHGDERVWESAVINEYLDEVFPHPPLLPSNPIAKAQARIWVDFANTRFVPAFSNLLRNPEPQKQEEAKQELYKHLEFIENEAFGKLSQDGPYWFGESISLVDFTFFPWFERWAALREYRGFAIPAEFTRIKQWKHALKERDSVKAIAHSKEFYIERYAKFAAPAVAAVR comes from the coding sequence ATGGCTGAAATCACCATCTATAGTGCAGTCGTTTGTCCTTATGCTCACCGTACTCGTTTGGTACTCCAAGAGAAGGGCATTGACTTCGATTTAGTTGAGATTGATTTGCAGAACAAACCAGAGGGTTTTACAAAAGTTTCTCCCTATGGTAAAGTCCCGGCTATCACTCACGGTGATGAACGGGTTTGGGAATCAGCAGTCATTAATGAGTATCTAGATGAGGTATTTCCTCATCCGCCTCTGTTACCCAGCAATCCTATTGCTAAAGCACAGGCTCGCATCTGGGTTGATTTCGCTAATACTAGATTCGTTCCCGCTTTCTCTAATCTTTTGCGGAATCCAGAACCCCAAAAGCAAGAGGAAGCTAAACAGGAACTATATAAACATCTGGAATTCATCGAAAACGAAGCTTTCGGTAAGCTTTCTCAGGATGGCCCCTACTGGTTTGGTGAGTCTATCAGTCTAGTTGATTTTACCTTTTTCCCCTGGTTTGAACGCTGGGCTGCACTGAGAGAGTATCGCGGTTTTGCGATACCGGCTGAATTTACCCGGATCAAGCAATGGAAACATGCTCTCAAGGAGCGTGATTCAGTGAAAGCGATCGCACACTCTAAAGAATTCTACATCGAGCGCTACGCTAAATTCGCTGCTCCGGCTGTTGCGGCTGTCAGATAA
- a CDS encoding aliphatic sulfonate ABC transporter substrate-binding protein, with amino-acid sequence MGTLQSYHLISTWKSLLRVDQHRSSKTFLWLLIAQSCLSLIISGCTSSNPVNSTVKNVSNQSQNTVVAKNPESQKQTVVRIGYIKGSLSAIVKERGTLERELGPKNIKIEWVGTFPSFAPVLETINAKSSDLGAGGDIAGLSALSGGINACIIAHRPANRNSEGIVVHADSPIRTFDDLAGKKVIVNRGGISEHLLLKLLEKKKIAKEQVKRVYMKPDEALPAWASRHVDAWAVWDPWVATAELKYKARQIPLPATVPHYSLYMVHREAFAEKSAAIKDVIAILSKEAEWLNKHPQENQALYQKVSGLPPEVVKKTFERRPVDGVLPLNPKLVNELQDAADWLQQQGVVQKRVVVKDALCPNT; translated from the coding sequence GTGGGTACATTACAAAGTTATCATTTAATTTCCACCTGGAAAAGTTTGCTCCGAGTTGACCAGCATCGTTCATCTAAAACATTTTTGTGGCTATTGATTGCTCAATCTTGTTTGAGTTTGATAATTTCTGGTTGTACTTCTAGCAACCCTGTTAATTCCACTGTTAAAAACGTCAGCAATCAGAGCCAAAATACTGTAGTAGCAAAAAATCCTGAGTCGCAGAAACAAACAGTAGTTCGCATTGGCTACATTAAGGGCAGTCTCTCTGCCATAGTCAAAGAACGCGGTACATTAGAACGCGAACTAGGTCCCAAGAATATCAAGATTGAGTGGGTAGGAACCTTCCCGTCTTTTGCACCTGTATTAGAAACAATCAACGCTAAAAGTTCTGATTTAGGGGCGGGTGGCGATATCGCTGGTTTATCTGCTTTGTCTGGTGGGATAAATGCTTGCATCATTGCTCACCGACCAGCTAATCGTAACTCAGAAGGAATTGTGGTTCATGCAGATTCCCCTATCCGGACATTTGATGATCTCGCCGGTAAAAAAGTGATTGTGAATCGAGGCGGGATTAGTGAACATCTACTCTTAAAGCTTTTAGAAAAGAAAAAAATTGCTAAGGAGCAGGTAAAACGAGTTTACATGAAGCCCGATGAAGCTCTACCCGCTTGGGCCTCCCGTCATGTAGATGCTTGGGCTGTTTGGGACCCTTGGGTGGCGACTGCTGAACTCAAGTATAAAGCTAGACAAATTCCTTTGCCTGCTACTGTTCCCCATTACTCACTTTACATGGTGCATCGAGAAGCATTTGCTGAAAAATCTGCAGCCATTAAAGATGTAATTGCTATCCTTTCCAAGGAAGCTGAATGGCTGAATAAACATCCCCAAGAAAATCAAGCCCTATATCAAAAAGTATCAGGTTTGCCACCAGAAGTTGTGAAGAAAACTTTTGAACGCCGACCAGTTGATGGAGTGCTTCCTTTAAATCCGAAATTGGTTAATGAACTTCAAGATGCAGCTGATTGGTTACAACAACAGGGCGTAGTTCAGAAAAGAGTGGTGGTAAAAGATGCACTCTGTCCTAATACTTAA
- a CDS encoding NADP(H)-dependent aldo-keto reductase, producing MSYKQLGESDLKVSDICLGTMTYGQQNTIEEAHQQLDYAIAQGINFIDAAEMYPVPTSGETYGLTEKYIGEWLKNQQRDRIIVATKIAGPGRGFKWVRGGAKAIDRDNIKQAVDDSLQRLQTDYIDLYQIHWPDRYVPRFGQTVFDPEQLGETIPIVEQLAVFADVIKAGKIRYIGLSNETPWGVAQFSNAAKQLGLPKVVSIQNAYNLLNRVFDSALAEAVYYENIGLLAYSPLGFGLLTGKYLNGKPEKARITLFEGFGQRYRKPNVKEAVAAYIEIAQRHQISPAQLAIAFVRSRWFVTSTIIGATTLEQLKENIESVNIVLSKEILAEIDAVSDRYPNPAP from the coding sequence ATGTCGTATAAACAACTGGGAGAAAGTGACCTCAAAGTTTCTGATATTTGCCTTGGGACAATGACTTATGGGCAACAAAACACAATTGAAGAAGCCCATCAACAGCTAGACTATGCCATTGCTCAAGGAATTAACTTCATCGATGCGGCTGAGATGTACCCAGTACCGACCAGTGGCGAAACTTACGGATTAACTGAGAAGTACATAGGAGAATGGTTAAAAAATCAGCAGCGCGATCGCATCATCGTTGCTACTAAAATTGCTGGACCAGGTAGAGGCTTTAAATGGGTACGCGGCGGAGCTAAAGCCATTGACAGAGACAATATCAAACAAGCTGTAGATGATAGTCTCCAGCGATTACAAACAGACTATATAGACCTTTACCAAATCCATTGGCCAGACCGTTATGTACCCCGGTTTGGACAAACAGTATTCGACCCAGAACAACTAGGAGAAACCATTCCCATCGTTGAACAATTAGCAGTTTTTGCCGATGTCATTAAAGCCGGCAAAATTCGCTACATCGGCTTGAGTAATGAAACCCCGTGGGGAGTAGCCCAATTTAGTAACGCTGCTAAACAGTTAGGATTACCCAAAGTTGTTTCCATTCAAAATGCTTACAACTTGCTCAATCGAGTATTTGATTCAGCATTAGCAGAAGCAGTTTATTACGAAAATATTGGTTTACTAGCCTATAGTCCTTTAGGCTTTGGCTTATTAACAGGCAAATATCTTAATGGTAAACCAGAGAAAGCCAGAATCACCTTATTTGAAGGATTTGGTCAGCGCTACCGCAAACCAAACGTCAAAGAAGCCGTAGCAGCTTATATAGAAATAGCCCAACGCCATCAAATAAGTCCAGCCCAACTGGCGATCGCCTTTGTGCGGAGTCGTTGGTTTGTCACCAGCACCATCATCGGGGCTACCACACTAGAACAACTCAAAGAAAACATAGAAAGTGTGAACATCGTCCTCAGCAAAGAAATCCTCGCAGAGATAGATGCAGTTAGCGATCGTTATCCCAATCCCGCACCCTAA